The region CAGAGAATTAGTGCTTAGGTTCCTCTCAGAGGTACGACCATCCTGACGGTCTCCCAGCAGGACCTGAACAGGGTCAAAGTGAAGATCATGTGGAGCTTTACTAGCTCACCTTACCCCTCACACTCtttatgtgtatactgtacatacattgcTAGCTCTTTCATGGTGTGCTTTGGAGCTGCTCCGGCCAATGAGAGAGCTGTTAATCAGGactgatgcagatttgttacAAGAGTaacatcttttatttattttattttatttcagaagcAAGGGGCACAACTGGATCATAGATGCCCGTGTCATGTAATCATTAGCCGTTTCTGATCTCATTGCACTGTGAGGATATTTCTGCCAGTCACAAATTCTGCCTGTGTCCTGCTCTGCACCACCCATGGGACCAGAGAGcttggggaaggggggtgttAAAGTGGGAAGTTCTTGCTGAGTCTTTTGTAGGTTTTCATAATTGGCAATATACAggtaaccaaaaaaaaaaaagctaaatgtgGTTGTGCAGTATGACAAAGACATTCAGCACCAGGAGATTCTCAAGTGAtcagtttacattttattactttCCAAAGAAAGGGAACAGATGTCAGCAAAATAATCAAGGAATCCACAGTAGCTCTTCTCGATTAACTTCATTTTGATTGAAACGTCTTGTACAACACTTTTACACTGACAGAACAAGCAAACTAAAACACCTGAACAAGAGGCTCCTAGATATCCAGCTGACATTCACCTTCATTGAAAGTCTTCAGCTCCCCCTCCAAATTCAATACCTGAGTAAGGTCTACTCCTGTGCCCACATACTCAATATTTCTACACTAAAATGGCATCTCCTGGTTGGtaattcagccattttaaaagaaCTAGGTCCCAATGTGGGAAGGTGAAGATAATGTTAAACAACAACTAACATTACTCATAATTAATGTCCCCAGGATTATAAACAGACAGGTTTGGATTAGTGTCGTGtgacaacatttttttaaatgtcaaaatatgaTCAATTTAAAACATTAGCAATTTAACAAATTAGTTTCTTTATAAAAATCatattagagaaaaaaaaaataaacagatccTGAAAAAGCTTGTTCAagtttatttggttttgaacCCTGTAGCATACTGTCCTTCTGAACTTTAAGCTTAATATGCCCATTTCTGGTTTCCCGAATTGCGAGTTCCTCAATCAACAAAAAGTGCCAGGTAGATTAAAATGGTGCGTGCACTCAGTGAACATTGACAAAAAGCAATGTCTGGGACATACAGAGCAAGAGAGGTATATGGTTTCAATAATGAGGTAAGCATTTCTTCCTGGAAAGGAGCACAGTGGCATATGGGATACAAACAATGTACTGATTATCATACAGCAAACCAGTTCTGTTATTCTAAACTAAttgcattttttctttcttaaactcacacactgatacattcattttcttgacttctttaaatgtttgtgtgtgtttgtgttttatgagGTTGACGGATACTGTTTCACCAGAGTGCCTTGTGTTCCTATCTAAAGAGCATATCACTCGCTGTAACTGTAAAGCAGTGATTATGTGAGAAACCCTGAAGCAACTTTCTGAATAACTGGTGTCACCGGATGATTGATTGCAGGAAGAATCACAATTGCCgatcttttaaaaaatggaattaaGACCAACCCTTTTTCCTGACTGCATGAGGTTTGACTCCGGAATGTTCTATGAAAAGGAGTGCAGACGGGAGTCTCAAAGTGTAATGTAAAGTGCTTCTGCTGGCTTTTGAAGAATTCGCTTGCACAGAACTGGAATTGCGTGGTGGAGGTGGTTAAGAGTCATGAAGCAAAAGGATGGATGgtatgggggaaggggggtgggtttGTAGTGCAGGAGGTAGTGGTATGGCTCTCAGGGCCGCTCGATGAACCAGATCTCATTTTGCCGGTTGGTGGCAGCGGGGTTTGTGTACCCAGCCACGATGAAGGAGTCATTCAGGGGCATTTGGGGGGAACCCAAGATCTCTACCATTGTGTTCATCTGGTGTAAAATGGTTTCCTCATTGGTTGGCCCAGTGAAAGCCCTGGGAAAATAGAAGGAAAAAATGAACTGAAGCAATCTATCAGAACCATACTGAGATGTTAAATCCTACCATCCAGGCCTAAATACTAACCTTCAGACCCTGACTGCTACTCAATGCAGATAGTGCTCATATCAGGCGAAATTGGTGAATGCATTAGAGGCTATATCCGGAGCGACTTACATTGTTCTTGCATTGAAAGTTACTCTGGATAGAACTGTCTGGATAGGATGTTAGCTGTGACTTACACTACTACAGTAGGAGGCAGATGATGTGTTCCTTTTTTCCTAAGTGAATTGTAGCTCCCAAGCTGCAAGATGACTTCGCCAGGTTCAGCAATCTCCGACATGGCATTTGTCAACAGCAAATGCCACTGTTCCAACAGTGTCTAGTAATTTTAGCTAAGTAGGTTACTACAAGTTAGTCTACTGTTTATCCATTAATGGCTTCACTTCATGTTATTCATAATACCAACATCAGGCATCAAGTATGGTAATTGTCCCCCATAAAATAAATCCGAGGTGGAGAGAGtgcatgggggtgggggacaACATGTTTACGATTTGCCTGTTTAGTTCTGAACATGTGAGTAAATTCGAATAGACCTAACGACAAGCTCTATGTGACTCCAGCTGCCATTGGTGCTGGACAGTCGAAAAACCCCATTTGACCCCATGGCAGTAACTCCTTTCTCACCTTGTGTAGACGACAGTGGCAGCCCACTCCTCGACGACTATGTCCGTGTCATTAGGGCATGGCGGCTGGGCTTGGAGGTAGGTGGGTAGGTGGTAGGCCACGGTCACCGCTCTGGACATGGTTTGGTGCAGAGCATCCATGCGCACCACCGTCAAAATGGGAATGGTCAGTCCCAGATAGCTGCCTGCAGACAGGAAGATGTGTTCTCAGAGTCCTCCTGAGCTCGATTTAAGCTTCTTATGGAGGTTTTGGAAGCTCCTGCATCTGCAAAACTCTGCATGGTGTCTATATCAATAAATACCCATGTTCTATAGGAGTGAGGCTAATGAAAAACCATAGAAAACCATATCAGAATTCACATTCTAGCAAATATGCTAATGACTCACTACCGCTAGGATGCTAGTAAAATAAACTGTCTGtaaaataaactataaaaacgAATTATGACATTTCAGCATTTAGCTAGATTAACAAACACCTCAGTGTTAAGTGCTTGTGTAagtaataaaaagataaaaaccgGTGAACTGGGCTGGAACATGAGCAGCTTTTTTATGATGCTTTGAACACACTGCCGCATACTGTAATCCAAAACCATGAAAGGGCCTTGATGAGACATGGATAGGATGCATACTTGTTGTGGATAGTGTGTTAGCGTGACATACACCAATCATGTTACCGTTTATAAATTATATGCAAATATAATTCTAGTTGCCGTTTTATTGCTTCTTGCCTGCATTTATGACAAGCCGAGCATTAGGGTGCATCATGTACAAAGTACCACCTTGCCAAGGGTGGTAGTGCCACTTTAATTTTGGGGATTTATGGAACTTATTTATGGAACCCACCCCTGCTGCAGAGAAACAATGAGAATTTGTGTAAGCCACCTGTGGAGTTCTGCTGACAGATGTATCTCATGAGCTTCATGAAGCCATAGCAGATGCTCTGCTCATAGGTCTCCTCGTTGACCGTGGTGCAGGCCCAGTAGGCCTTCTCATAGTGTCGCTTCTCATAGAGAACCTCCCCACACTGcagaagca is a window of Conger conger chromosome 1, fConCon1.1, whole genome shotgun sequence DNA encoding:
- the soul3 gene encoding heme-binding protein soul3; amino-acid sequence: MSMDPGGCRLSGGGGSDNHYGSDGSRGGMITLEDLESFSEDQLSDSGSGSLEEDGQAMEEDESNRMFHYWQDAARGHQVEVPRDMAEPIYQLTTNNEGAHERESVPFTLISRKEKCGEVLYEKRHYEKAYWACTTVNEETYEQSICYGFMKLMRYICQQNSTGSYLGLTIPILTVVRMDALHQTMSRAVTVAYHLPTYLQAQPPCPNDTDIVVEEWAATVVYTRAFTGPTNEETILHQMNTMVEILGSPQMPLNDSFIVAGYTNPAATNRQNEIWFIERP